The segment CTTTTTGAGGAGCGGGCGAAGCCGGAAAAAGTCATCCAGCAGCAGATTCAAAGAAGCGCCGTCCCCGGCAGGCCTCACATCCCAGATGATGATGCCCGCTCCAGTTACAGCATTAATGAATTTCTCCACCTGCGGTCCGCTCACATGCAGTGTAACGAACCCCCGCAGTGATGACAGAGGCGGTTCTTTCATGGATTCTCCCCACTTTCCTTATATCTGATTTCACCGATTACTCCAATGACGGCAAGCTCCTGGCCCAGAATATTGCGGATGACCAGTCCTTCACCGGAAATCTCCAGCACCCCTTGGGTTAATGCCAGCCTGAGCTGCTCCGAAGAGAAGTGCAGCACGCCGCGGTGGTTCTCAATATACAGCTCCTTATTGCCGATCAGGGTGATCCGGGGCATCTCCTGCAGCACATCCTGCGGAAGATCCAGTACCCCGTTTGTCCATCCCCGCAGCCTGCGGCCGATACGGGTCATAAGT is part of the Paenibacillus sp. FSL M7-0420 genome and harbors:
- the yqfC gene encoding sporulation protein YqfC, giving the protein MTRIGRRLRGWTNGVLDLPQDVLQEMPRITLIGNKELYIENHRGVLHFSSEQLRLALTQGVLEISGEGLVIRNILGQELAVIGVIGEIRYKESGENP